In Fusarium fujikuroi IMI 58289 draft genome, chromosome FFUJ_chr08, one genomic interval encodes:
- a CDS encoding related to monocarboxylate transporter 4 yields MERNHGETSFNAATNVFPGECTEFSDLLDQAGFSGLGFASQNPFSNAVNPQLLHPVSGLGEVPGVNSYSPFGSTEIVGSVVSDARAETSTISNPPPKTGKRLSLNSVRILNKWLLNHTHHPYPSVRDVEAIERQTGLTRQQILNWFANARRRKKFNPPETTDTSSAEASPRDIPLRRPPTPIVQQSPLERWENSPPEDEPSTMAAIARAVSGASDSINQPHSTPTRHGRAPSSTGTWATTDTSDSSRSSKASGYSYTSNRSLNRVIKKRRRGGLRTRSDDKRGLSVACHRFQCTFCTETFKLKHTWSRHEKTQHLSLEQWECSPLGPTAVNENSETVCVYCGFGDPDESHFEEHNHDLCRKRERGERIFYRKDHLRQHLRLVHGSEFMKWPMEEWKSKHEDIISRCGFCDITMTTWSERVNHLAGHFKEGKTMADWRGNWGFDAATLDMVENHMPPYLIDYERNSPLPFSTQQGAPYSSTSAFELLQLELDYFYFNYTDINHCIPSHETLHLEACCIIFGAEMNYQHPATATSWLRDLIMSTQDIINKARMTPMKSAARSRFSELKIHSKKDIFEDCKLETALRQYVDMLQLLNLEIGDVELQTEACSIINHMPDASPMFSQLLIGLVYRSTRWLASFRERVGLPPSEVVSSNTQEGLISPLLSASPFPAISSGDHEHWIPPNIPSSPHISHGQKIVSLNDGNMYRGLTRDLTRYVARTISPLNPTSHIPTDEELQYQARWIMYDSHDVWNQTPADNLDWLTEFKRDSGFF; encoded by the exons ATGGAACGCAACCACGGAGAAACCAGTTTCAATGCTGCTACTAATGTATTCCCGGGCGAATGCACCGAGTTTAGTGATCTGCTAGACCAGGCCGGCTTTTCTGGCCTTGGCTTCGCCTCGCAGAATCCGTTCAGTAATGCAGTCAATCCTCAATTATTGCACCCAGTCTCGGGCTTAGGAGAAGTCCCAGGAGTCAACTCATATTCTCCGTTCGGATCCACCGAAATTGTTGGTTCCGTCGTATCGGATGCGCGGGCTGAAACAAGTACTATCTCAAACCCACCGCCTAAGACTGGGAAGCGACTCTCTCTTAACTCAGTCCGCATTCTCAACAAATGGCTCTTGAATCATACACATCACCCTTATCCCAGCGTCCGAGATGTCGAGGCGATCGAGAGGCAGACAGGCTTGACTCGACAACAAATCTTGAACTGGTTCGCCAATGCTCGTCGTAGAAAGAAGTTCAACCCGCCAGAAACAACAGATACAAGTTCGGCAGAGGCTAGCCCCCGTGACATACCCCTACGTCGGCCACCTACACCGATCGTCCAACAAAGTCCACTCGAGCGATGGGAGAATTCACCACCTGAAGACGAGCCATCCACCATGGCCGCTATTGCAAGGGCGGTATCGGGCGCGAGTGATTCCATCAACCAACCCCACAGCACGCCAACGAGACACGGCAGGGCACCATCATCGACCGGTACCTGGGCGACAACTGATACTTCTGATTCAAGTCGAAGCTCTAAAGCCTCGGGCTACTCATATACATCCAATCGGTCACTCAACAGAGTCATCAAGAAGCGTCGGCGAGGAGGTCTACGGACCAGAAGTGATGACAAGAGAGGTCTCTCTGTTGCTTGCCATCGCTTTCAATGTACCTTCTGCACTGAGACGTTCAAGTTGAAACATACGTGGTCCAGACACGAGAAGACACAACACCTGTCTCTTGAGCAATGGGAGTGTTCCCCTCTCGGCCCAACAGCTGTCAACGAGAATTCTGAGACTGTCTGTGTTTATTGCGGTTTTGGGGACCCAGATGAATCTCACTTCGAGGAGCATAATCATGACCTGTGCCGTAAACGTGAAAGAGGAGAGCGGATATTCTACAGAAAGGATCATCTACGACAACACCTTCGCCTCGTCCACGGATCGGAATTCATGAAGTGGCCAATGGAGGAATGGAAGTCTAAACATGAGGATATCATATCACGTTGCGGTTTCTGTGATATTACTATGACGACATGGTCTGAGCGGGTGAATCATCTAGCGGGGCATTTCAAGGAGGGGAAGACCATGGCAGATTGGAGAGGGAACTGGGGATTTGATGCTGCAACGCTAGATATGGTGGAGAATCACATGCCCCCGT ACCTCATTGATTACGAGCGCAACTCGCCTCTTCCGTTTTCTACGCAACAGGGTGCACCGTATAGTTCAACAAGCGCCTTTGAACTACTACAATTGGAGCTCGACTACTTCTACTTTAACTATACCGACATCAATCATTGCATTCCATCTCATGagactcttcatcttgaagccTGCTGCATCATCTTCGGAGCGGAAATGAACTACCAACACCCTGCAACGGCAACATCCTGGCTTCGCGATCTCATAATGAGCACACAagatatcatcaacaaagcaCGAATGACGCCTATGAAGAGTGCAGCTAGGTCGAGGTTCTCAGAGTTGAAGATTCATAGCAAGAAAGATATCTTTGAGGACTGCAAGCTTGAGACGGCGCTGAGGCAGTATGTTGATATGCTCCAGTTGTTAAACCTGGAGATTGGAGATGTCGAGTTACAGACGGAGGCTtgttccatcatcaaccataTGCCTGATGCTTCGCCTATGTTCAGTCAGCTGTTGATTGGGTTGGTTTATCGGTCAACAAGGTGGCTGGCTTCGTTCCGAGAGAGAGTAGGACTGCCGCCATCTGAAGTTGTTTCATCAAACACACAAGAAGGCCTTATTTCTCCTCTACTTTCAGCCAGTCCTTTTCCCGCTATATCCAGTGGCGACCATGAGCATTGGATACCACCGAACATTCCCAGCTCCCCACATATATCTCATGGACAGAAGATCGTGTCGCTGAATGACGGCAACATGTACAGAGGTCTGACCAGAGACTTGACCCGCTACGTTGCGAGAACCATTTCGCCTCTGAATCCAACAAGTCACATCCCAACTGACGAAGAACTTCAATACCAAGCACGTTGGATTATGTACGACAG TCACGACGTATGGAATCAGACTCCAGCGGATAATCTGGACTGGCTGACCGAGTTCAAGAGAgactctggcttcttctaG
- a CDS encoding related to KP4 killer toxin, whose translation MQFTTLFASAVLALGASAEGINCHGSSNCANAGFKLTGLLQTAQGLNDNKWYYNGQHIACWQALDKTGFCAFLQNTGGLPGKDIKKLLQELVNHGCAKCGSVPAFYPSDNDIKSHGMLTVNYVSKTNCNGLC comes from the coding sequence ATGCAGTTCACCACTCTCTTCGCTTCCGCCgtccttgctcttggtgcCTCTGCCGAGGGCATCAACTGCCACGGCAGCAGCAACTGCGCCAACGCTGGTTTCAAGCTGACTGGCCTCCTCCAAACCGCCCAGGGCCTGAACGACAACAAGTGGTATTACAACGGCCAGCACATCGCTTGCTGGCAGGCTCTGGACAAGACCGGATTCTGTGCTTTCCTCCAGAACACTGGTGGCCTTCCTGGCAAGGACATTAAGAAGCTTCTCCAGGAGCTGGTCAACCATGGATGCGCCAAGTGCGGAAGCGTTCCGGCGTTCTACCCTAGCGACAACGATATCAAGTCTCACGGAATGCTCACTGTGAACTACGTCTCCAAGACGAACTGCAACGGACTTTGCTAG
- a CDS encoding related to acyl-CoA transferases/carnitine dehydratase — translation MSQEPRIPDVYGPGTHFDRTFVPVPQDTQRIFRLIASQTPGFTQDDSILSKVRFTGDEFPVISGPIKAVSVAAALHAMAGVVADEILTLRGVENKERRVTVNTTHAGLWFGNIATAYVGGKDALALAKSGELKTLLPDWERGWVETPLKYRTTGLYPTSDPDVWYSLHGSMNAEPVLKSIGVDPSEAITSNEEAAAHITKFTSKLSPEKLEFTNLVNGNCGSICFTPKQWNESEMGKSLAAHPLINVKAQPQAIPTPPVAFPPLDPADKRPLAGIKVVEMTRVIAGPQIGTILSSFGADVIRVNPPHLPDINIMQLTLNAGKRTIAIDLRKPEHAAIIKSLIAQADVFIQGFRVNKMPKFGLGLNDILKMAGERGRGIVHVSENCYGPDGYYAERPGWQQIADAVAGSAYVTGRSLNLPNNEAVLPSLPVSDMTTGVLGAVGALLALRDRATKGGSYAVHASLVAVNAFALRSDVGLYSPETVAECAKRFQWAEMRGSHHVLDLMMTVWDGWKRVLGRELAEDGGWYQSFETSAFDGNRLSILKPVVSLSDDEVTPRWKTPSVPYAYEKAEAVKFQ, via the coding sequence ATGTCACAAGAACCCAGAATCCCGGATGTATACGGTCCCGGTACTCATTTCGACCGCACATTCGTCCCCGTTCCCCAAGACACACAACGCATCTTCCGTCTCATCGCCTCTCAAACACCCGGCTTCACCCAAGATGATTCCATCCTTTCAAAGGTCAGATTCACTGGCGATGAGTTCCCAGTCATCTCCGGTCCTATAAAGGCTGTCTCAGTAGCTGCCGCTCTGCATGCCATGGCTGGTGTAGTAGCTGACGAGATCCTTACTCTTCGAGGTGTCGAAAACAAGGAGCGAAGAGTGACTGTCAATACAACACATGCTGGACTTTGGTTTGGCAATATCGCTACTGCATATGTTGGTGGCAAGGATGCCCTTGCGTTGGCCAAGTCTGGAGAACTAAAGACGCTGTTACCAGATTGGGAACGAGGATGGGTTGAAACACCTCTCAAGTATCGTACCACAGGGCTTTATCCTACCTCTGATCCTGATGTTTGGTACTCTCTTCATGGGTCCATGAACGCTGAGCCAGTCCTCAAGTCTATTGGCGTCGACCCATCCGAGGCCATCACCTCCAATGAAGAAGCAGCCGCGCATATCACAAAGTTCACAAGCAAACTCTCACctgagaagcttgagttcACAAATCTTGTCAACGGCAACTGCGGCAGTATCTGCTTCACACCCAAGCAATGGAATGAAAGCGAAATGGGCAAGTCACTCGCTGCTCATCCTCTCATCAATGTCAAGGCTCAACCCCAAGCTATCCCTACACCTCCCGTTGCGTTCCCTCCTCTTGATCCAGCCGATAAGCGCCCGCTAGCCGGTATCAAAGTCGTCGAGATGACTCGTGTTATCGCAGGTCCGCAAATCGGCACGATACTTTCCAGCTTCGGCGCTGATGTTATCAGGGTCAATCCCCCTCACTTACCCGATATCAACATTATGCAACTCACTCTCAACGCTGGAAAGCGTACCATCGCTATTGATCTGCGGAAACCCGAGCATGCAGCTATCATCAAGTCTCTTATAGCCCAGGCAGATGTATTCATCCAAGGCTTCCGTGTGAACAAGATGCCGAAGTTTGGCCTTGGATTGAACGACATCCTCAAGATGGCTGGAGAGCGAGGTCGTGGTATTGTTCACGTTTCGGAGAACTGTTATGGCCCTGATGGATATTATGCCGAGAGACCTGGCTGGCAACAAATTGCTGATGCGGTGGCAGGATCAGCATACGTCACTGGTCGTTCTCTCAACTTACCTAACAACGAAGCTGTCCTGCCTTCTCTACCTGTTAGCGACATGACTACTGGCGTTCTCGGCGCAGTAGGTGCTCTTCTGGCCCTTCGCGATCGCGCCACCAAGGGCGGAAGCTATGCTGTTCACGCATCTCTCGTCGCCGTCAACGCGTTCGCTCTTCGATCCGACGTCGGTCTCTACTCACCCGAAACAGTCGCCGAATGTGCTAAGCGTTTCCAGTGGGCAGAAATGAGAGGATCGcatcatgttcttgatcttaTGATGACGGTctgggatggatggaagagagTCCTTGGTAGGGAGTTGGCGGAAGACGGTGGATGGTACCAGAGCTTTGAGACAAGCGCCTTTGATGGAAATAGACTGAGTATCCTGAAGCCCGTTGTTAGTTTAAGCGATGACGAGGTGACGCCGAGATGGAAGACGCCCAGTGTACCTTACGCTTATGAGAAAGCTGAGGCCGTCAAGTTTCAGTAA
- a CDS encoding related to aminopeptidase Y precursor, vacuolar, whose product MKFSTGVATLLALAPSHGLAKTHKLESKKIQADMKTKNLMSNLQAFNDIAFANGGNRAFGLPGYDASVDYIFKRISKVKTAKVWKQNFPALFAFVDSIELKVDDTPVYIYGLTYSPSTSEEGITAEITLGPEGAAGCDASSYDDLDVKGKIVLVQRFRCPTGGTLAGRVIPAAAAGASAVIIYHDLTTNVTAGSLSQPDPEKHVPAGFINLVDGEKIKERIEAGETVTAHFQQTQTIEERITQNVIAETKGGDPRNVIMLGAHLDSVQAGPGINDDGSGSSLILELFLALSKYKTKNKIRFAWWGAEENGLLGSKHYTSTLPAKDVNNLLVYLNFDMVSKGFFGVADTDGSSHGSKAPKGSEVTEKIFTEYFESQGIEVTPAVLTNGSDYAPFWQNLNKPFGFLHTGTAVAQDPCYHQACDTIDNPDSKTLTINAKAAAHILAVLDDRGTKLIPKTKTTASSLQGLQERSVGPDLAQIDELEAMGIRHLGCGIHEI is encoded by the exons ATGAAGTTCAGCACTGGTGTCGCCACATTGTTGGCGCTGGCTCCCAGCCATGGCCTCGCCAAGACTCATAAGCTGGAGTCGAAGAAGATCCAGGCTGACATGAAGACCAAGAA TCTCATGTCAAACCTCCAGGCCTTCAACGACATTGCCTTTGCCAACGGTGGTAACAGAGCCTTCGGTCTTCCCGGATACGACGCTTCAGTCGATTACATCTTTAAGCGCATCTCAAAAGTCAAGACCGCCAAGGTCTGGAAGCAAAACTTTCCCGCGCTCTTTGCCTTTGTAGACTCAATTGAGCTCAAGGTCGACGACACGCCTGTTTACATCTACGGCCTGACCTACTCCCCCTCAACCTCCGAAGAAGGCATTACCGCCGAGATCACGCTCGGTCCCGAAGGCGCAGCAGGTTGCGACGCTTCATCATACGATGATCTCGACGTCAAGGGTAAAATCGTACTCGTCCAGCGCTTCCGCTGTCCTACCGGCGGAACACTTGCTGGAAGAGTGATCCctgctgctgcagctggTGCATCCGCTGTCATCATCTACCATGATCTCACCACGAATGTTACTGCTGGTTCTCTTAGTCAGCCTGATCCTGAGAAGCATGTTCCAGCTGGCTTTATCAATCTTGTGGATGgagagaagatcaaggagaggATCGAGGCTGGTGAGACTGTTACAGCGCATTTTCAGCAGACGCAGACCATCGAGGAGAGGATTACCCAGAATGTCATTGCTGAGACTAAGGGCGGTGATCCCCGTAATGTCATCATG CTCGGTGCCCATCTTGATAGTGTTCAGGCCGGTCCCGGTATCAATGATGATG GTTCCGGCTCATCCCTCATCCTCGAACTCTTCCTCGCCCTCTCAAAgtacaagaccaagaacaagatccgCTTTGCATGGTGGGGCGCCGAAGAAAACGGCCTCCTCGGCAGCAAGCACTACACCTCCACTCTTCCCGCCAAGGATGTCAACAACCTTCTCGTCTATCTCAATTTCGATATGGTTTCCAAAGGCTTTTTCGGCGTTGCTGATACTGACGGAAGTTCTCATGGATCTAAAGCTCCCAAGGGTTCTGAGGTCACGGAGAAGATCTTCACAGAATACTTTGAGAGCCAGGGAATTGAGGTTACACCTGCTGTTTTGACCAATGGTAGTGACTATGCGCCTTTCTGGCAGAACTTGAACAAGCCTTTTGGTTTCTTGCATACT GGCACGGCTGTTGCGCAGGATCCTTGCTACCACCAGGCTTGCGACACCATTGACAACCCTGATTCCAAGACCCTCACCATCAATGCCAAG GCTGCTGCACACATCCTGGCTGTCCTCGACGATAGAGGAACAAAGCTCAtccccaagaccaagactaCTGCCTCTTCGTTGCAGGGTCTCCAGGAGCGAAGTGTCGGACCTGACCTGGCTCAAatcgacgagcttgaggcGATGGGCATTCGTCACTTAGGGTGCGGTATTCACGAGATTTAG
- a CDS encoding related to putative tartrate transporter, producing MTAYSKRGSIEQKPEDNFVEMSVADGAEKPGVLVDPEADYSGAVKKTDPAEIRLVRKLDFRIMPTLWAMYFLNYLDRNAIAQARLNGLEDHLGLKGTQYNTCISILFVGYLLMQIPSNMLISSKRVRPSLYMSICMMGWAIVSACTALVKDYKGLVIVRFFLGVAEAPFYPGALYLLAIFYTRKEIAMRLSILYSGNIFATSFSGLIAAATFGTIDGHHGLKGWQWLFIIEGVLTFAVGIIGIFTLADSPLTTRWLTEEERQLAHDRMIRDTVGLEESKGARAGFFQAIRDPRLWLFCFIQNMHLSACSFNNFFPTVVGSLGFNSTITLVLTCPPYLVSGFFGYLAGWSSGRFNERTWHITACMGMALVGYIISCVTLNTPARYIACFLFASGAYAVNSMILGWVSATLGSTAEKKSVSLSIVNVIANASYIYTAYLYPKSDGPRYLIGMASNAGFATLCIIGVWAMKIWLVKTNKKLDREGNTGATRYAY from the exons ATGACTGCCTATTCCAAGCGTGGAAGCATCGAGCAAAAGCCTGAAGACAATTTTGTCGAAATGTCTGTTGCTGATGGAGCTGAGAAGCCTGGTGTCCTTGTTGATCCAGAGGCGGATTACTCTGGTGCGGTGAAGAAGACGGATCCAGCTGAGATTCGTCTTGTTCGCAAGCTGGACTTTCGCATCATGCCTACTCTTTGGGCGATGTACTTCCTCAACTAC CTTGATCGAAATGCCATTGCCCAGGCGCGCTTGAATGGTCTCGAAGACCATCTTGGCCTCAAGGGAACGCAGTACAACACGTGTATCTCAATCCTGTTTGTCGG CTACTTGCTCATGCAGATTCCATCCAACATGCTCATCTCCTCGAAACGCGTCCGTCCCTCGCTGTACATGTCCATCTGCATGATGGGCTGGGCCATCGTGTCAGCCTGCACCGCCCTCGTCAAAGACTACAAAGGCCTCGTCATCGTTCGATTCTTCCTCGGTGTCGCTGAAGCCCCCTTTTATCCAGGAGCCCTTTACCTACTGGCAATCTTCTATACACGAAAGGAGATTGCTATGCGACTGTCGATCTTATACTCAGGCAACATCTTCGCGACGTCCTTCTCTGGTTTGATCGCGGCAGCCACTTTCGGGACAATCGATGGACATCACGGACTCAAAGGCTGGcaatggctcttcatcattgaaGGTGTCTTGACCTTTGCAGTCGGCATCATCGGAATCTTTACTCTGGCTGACAGTCCCTTGACGACTCGATGGTTGACCGAAGAAGAACGACAACTTGCCCACGATCGAATGATACGCGATACTGTCGGTCTGGAAGAGAGCAAAGGAGCTCGAGCTGGATTTTTCCAAGCCATCCGCGACCCTCGCCTGTGGCTCTTCTGTTTTATCCAGAACATGCATCTTTCTGCTTGTTCTTTCAACAACTTCTTCCCTACTGTCGTCGGCTCCCTCGGCTTCAACAGCACCATCACTCTGGTTCTGACTTGCCCACCTTACCTTGTCTCTGGTTTCTTTGGATACCTCGCAGGATGGTCTTCAGGCCGATTCAACGAGCGAACTTGGCATATCACTGCCTGTATGGGAATGGCACTCGTCGGATACATCATCTCCTGTGTTACGCTCAATACACCTGCCCGATACATTGCTTGTTTCCTGTTCGCCAGTGGTGCATATGCAGTCAACTCAATGATTCTTGGCTGGGTTTCCGCAACGCTTGGATCAAcggcagagaagaagtcggTCAGCTTGTCGATCGTCAACGTGATCGCCAACGCTTCGTACATCTACACTGCGTACCTGTACCCTAAGTCAGATGGACCGCGATATCTGATTGGAATGGCAAGCAATGCTGGATTTGCGACTCTGTGTATTATCGGCGTTTGGGCTATGAAGATCTGGCTTGTCAAGACtaacaagaagcttgatcgGGAAGGAAACACAGGCGCTACCCGATACGCTTACTAG